The region TTATTCGACCAGCTGATGCGCAGCGGCACTTCACCTTTTTGCAGGTCGCGTAATACCCCTAATACAGCCAGCGGATTTTGCTTGAGGAACTGCTCACTGTAATGACTCACGCCGGATGGCTCCTTGATAGATGACGGACTGTCTTAGCGTTATCGGCAATCTGCAATGAAACTTAATACAAACCGGTGAGTTTTTTTTGCCTGTTTAAGCAAAGATAAGTCGGTGAGATGAAAATGGTTTTCCGGCGATGACCTATACTTAAGTTAGCTGTGCAGAAGGTTTTCTGCGCACGCGTTAAACCTGCAAGAGGGCATCGCTATGGGTATCATCGCCTGGATTATCTTTGGTCTTATTGCTGGCGCTATCGCTAAACTGATCATGCCGGGAAACGATGGCGGCGGCTTTATTTTGACCTGTGTACTCGGGGTCGTTGGTGCGGTTGTGGGCGGCTGGCTGGCGACGATGTTTGGCTTTGGAGGCAACATAAGTGGTTTCGACCTGCACAGTTTTCTGGTCGCTGTCGTGGGTGCCATTGTGGTGCTGGGCATATTCAGGTTACTGCGACGAGCATAAATTGACATGAACGGCTCTCTGCGGAGGGCCGTTTTTTTGCCGGAGTATTGATTTGTTAATCTAAATGATAATAATTGTCGTTCCGTATTGCATCTAACAACAAGACGACATTATGAATACCTCACGTTTTACGCTTTGCGCCCTGGCAGGGGCCGTCACGCTGGCATTGCAGGTCCCGGCGTTCGCCGAAGAATCCACCATCGTCGTCACAGGTTCAGAGCAGGGCAGCGCGCTGCCGGCCTGGACGAACAGCGCCACGAAATCGGCCGTTGCCGAAAGTAAAACGCCGCAGGTCATCACGACCCTCTCTGCGCCGGAAATTGAAAAGCGTCACGCGAATTCGGTGAATGAAATCCTGCGCTATGCCCCGGGCGTCTCAACCGAGGTGCGGGGAAATACCTCCTACATGAGCGAATATAAAATTCGTGGCTTTACCGTTGACCAGGAGTTCTACAACGGGCTGCAGCTGCCCTATAACGTCACCGGCAATACCAAAGCGCGCATCGATCCGCTGCTGATCGACAGCGTTGATATCCTGAAAGGCCCCTCATCGGTCCTTTACGGCGGCGGTTCGCCGGGTGGGCTGGTGAATATTCAAAGTAAAAAACCGCAGCGGGAAGCGCGGACGGAGATCGGCGTTAATACCGGAAACCGTAATCTGAAAGAGGGCTATCTCGATTCAACCGGGCAGATTGCCGACAGCGACTGGAACTACCGTCTGCTGGGCAAAGCCACGGAAAACGACGATCAGCCGCACACCACCCGGTATGAAAACTACCTGGTTGCTCCGTCCGTCACCTGGCAGCCGGACAGCAAAACCCGACTCACCCTGGACGCGCTGGCGCAAAACACCCCGAGCCTGACGCCGTCTAACCCGCTGCCGCTCGCCTACCTGCGCTCGAAATATGCGGGCAAGCGCGATTACGCCGGAGATGAGTGGAGCGGGTTTAAGCAGCGTCAGTGGATGCTGGGCTACAGCTTTGAACATGAGTTTGACAGCGGCTGGGGCTTTAACCAGAAGGCGCGCTATTTCGACGTCGATACCCACCAGCGCAGCGTCTACGCGACAGGGACGGGAAGCGAGGTGTATCAGCTCAACCGCTTTGCCTACACCACCGATGAAGACCTTAAGAGCTTCAACATCGACAACCAGGTGACCAAAACCGTTGCGCTGGGCGAGTGGAAACACCATCTGCTGGCCGGGTTTGACTATCAGAAGCTGAACTCCCATTTCCACTATCGCTACGCGTCGGCCACGCCGGGTATCGATATGCGGTATCCTGACTATTCGCAGATCCAGGAAAGCGCGCTGGGGCTCTATACCGCCCAGAAAAACCGTCTCAGCTACCAGCAAAACGGTTACTACCTGCAGGATCAGGTTGAATTTGGCGGCCTCAACCTGCTGGGCAGCCTGCGCTACGACGATTACCGCTCCGTCACCACCAACTACCTGCAAAACGGTGATAAAGCCTGGGTGTCGCAGGATCGCGTCACCAAACGCCTGGGCGCGCTTTACGCCTTCGATAACGGTCTGTCGCCGTTTATCAGCTATTCAGAAGGTTTTGCGCCGGTATCACCGCAGGGCACGCTCGTGGCGAAAGACGTCAAACCGACCACCAGCAAGCAGGTGGAGGGCGGGGTGAAATATCTGCTGGCCGACTACGCCACCACCTTTACCGCCTCGGTGTTTAACATCCGGCAGAAAAATGTCGTCACCTCCGATCCGGGCTTCCTGAACTATCGTCAGACCGGGGAAGTGGAATCCAAAGGGGCAGAGCTGTCCGCCATCAGCCGTCCGACGGACAACCTGACGCTGATTGCCAACTATGCGTACACCCACGCGATAAACCGGGAAGATGACAAGTACAAAGGTAAACGTCCAACGCAGGTCCCGGAGAATGCCTTCAACCTCTGGGGGGATTACACCTTTGAAAATACGCCGCTGAAAGGACTGATGCTGGGAGCGGGCGCACGCTACACCGGGCCGATGGAAATCTCTCCGGCAAACGATGCGGGAAAACTGGGCGGCACTACGCAGTACGATCTGGCGGCCTCGTACCGGATGGGCGAAATCCTGCCCTCGCTGGCAGGGTTAACGCTCAAAGCCAGCGCGCAGAATATCACCAACAAAGAGACGCTGACCTGCTACGACGCGACCAACTGCTGGATTGGACGTGACAGGACGTATCAGTTAGGGGCGAGTTATAGTTTCTAAGGAACCAGGGAAACCCCGTCAAAAATGCGCAATCGGACTGCCCCCTCTCCCTTGAGGGAGAGGGCTGGGGTGAGGGGGAACATACGGCTGTGGTGGTCATTCCGTTCACTTTATGTTCCTTGCTACTCTGTAACGATGTGACCGGTGAACGTGCCAGGGTGGCTCAGTCGCCGCCACCCTGGCAACCCGGGCTCCCGGCGGTAAATCGCCGCTTCGCGGTGCCCTCGGCGTATTCCTTCCGGCTTATCGGGGACGGGCGGAGGTAACATCCCTGTAAAGCCCGCCCTCTCGGCGCATCCATGCGCCTCGCCCCGGCCGGAAGGAAATGCCTCAGCGATTTACAGCCGGACCATGGCATCGCTGAAAGCGTTCAGGCGTTCTGAAACAACGTTATTGCTTCTGCTCAAAACTTACTGGCTAACCTTCTCCCGGAGGGAGAGAGCCAGCACGCGCAGGCCGGGTAAGGCGTAGCCGACACCCGGCAATACCCTCACTGTGCAGCAGCTTTCACCGGCGCAGCCTCATCATTCGCCGCAGGCTGATTCTCCGGCACGCTGTCGCACGGTTTTGCTTTCGGACAGACCCGATCCAGCATTTTCAGCGTCACGCCGTTGCTCCAGCCGAAGCCGTCCTGCAGCGGATACTCACCGCCGCCGCCGCCCGTACCGGTTGTCGACACGTCATACTTCTCGACCAGTTTCTTTTCGCGGTCGTAAGTATGCTGAACGTTCTTCAGGAAGCGCCAGGTCACGTCCATTGAGACCTTCTCCTGTCCGTAATTCTGCAGCCCTTCCGCGGCCACCCACTGCAGCGGGGCCCAGCCGTTTGGCGCATCCCACTGCTGGCCGCTATTGACGGTGGTGGTCGCAATACCGCCCGGCTTCAACAGGCGCGATGAAGTTGCCGCGGCGACTTTATCGGCCCGATCCTGCGCCGCCGCCTTCACGTAAAGCGGGAACAGGGCTGCTGCCGTGAGCTGATTGCGTACCTTCTTGCTTTTCAGATCGTAATCCGCGTACCAGCCCTCTTTATCATTCCACAGGTGGCTCTCGATGGCTTTCTGACGCGCCGTCGCCTGCGCCTCGTATTTGCTTGCGCTGGCGGCGTCGCCACTCTCCTGGCTTGCCCGCGCCAGCAGTTTTTCCATCTTGAACATCAGGGCGTTCAGGTCCACGGGGACAATGCTGGTGGTTCGGATGGTGCCGAGCTTTTGCGGATCGTCCATCCAGCGGGAGCTAAAGTCCCAGCCCGAGGCCGCAGCGGAACGCAAATCACGGTAGATCTCGGTCGCAGGCCGGTTAGGGTTACTTTTGGCGGTATTCACGTCGTCAAGCCAGGACTCCGGGCGCGGGGTGTCGCGGTCGTCCCAGTAGCGGTTGAGGATAGCGCCGTCGTCCAGTTTCACCACGCGTTTGTTAGCCTGCCCCGGCTGAAGGGCGTCGACGCCGTCCATCCAGTAGGCATACTCTTTCTCCATCTGCGGGCGGTACTTCTTCAGCGCATCGCTGTCGTGGGTCGCCAGCAGTTCAACCATCATTGAGAAAAACGGCGGCTGGGAGCGGCTCAGGTAATAGCTGCGGTTGCCGTTGGGAATGTGGCCGAAGGTATCAATCTCATACGCAAAGTTATCCACCATGTCGCTGATTTTGTCCCAGTGATCGCTCTCTGCCAGGCCCAGCATGGTGAAATAGCTGTCCCAGTAGTAGACCTCGCGGAAACGTCCACCGGGCACAACGTAAGGTTTGGGTAACGGCAGCAGGGAATCCCATTTGTTGCTGGCTTTATCCGTGGTGCGCGTCAGCACGGGCCAGAGATCGTCGATGTGCTCACGTAAACTTTGTCCAGCAGGCGGAACATATTTTTCCCCTTCCGCAGGGAGCGTAAAGTTCATCTCGACAAAGTGGCGTAAGTCAAAGCTGGACTGCGTGTGCTGCATCCGGTAATCCGCCAGAATCATTAGCGGGTCGCTTTTGGGCACGGCATCCGCGAAGGTTTTCTGATCGGGAAACAGTTTGGCGCTTTGCACATCGTTAAACAGAGGGCCCAGCAAAATATCGGGTGAGGTTGTCTGGGCTGCGGGGCTATCGTCGGCATAACCGAAAGTCGTGACGCCGAGCAGCGCGCCTCCTAACGCAAGGGGCAAGAATGCGGGGCGTAGTGTACGAGGTCTTATCATCAGTTCGTCTCCTGTCTTCACTAAACAGCGTGACCGCTGTTGTCAATCACCTGAAAACCTTAGACGAATATTGCCCGCTTCGCGTTAATAATTGCCTGCCCGTCAGACCTCTTCCGGCGTCTGGCTGGCTTCCCGCAGCGTGCCCGGCGCATGTCCAATGATGCGCTTAAATGCCCGGCTAAACGCCGCCAGAGAGCCGTACCCCAGCCGCAGCGCGACGGTTTCAATCGGCTGATTTTCGTGGCGAATGTACTGGATGGCCAGTCGCATCCTCAACTCGCTGAGATATTTTGCCGGGGTGGTTCCCGTCGCGGCCAGGAACCGTTCGGCGAACACGGAACGGGACGTGCCCGCTTCTTTTGCCAGATCCGCCACGCTCCAGTTCAGGCCGGGCTGCTGGTGCATGGCGTAAATGGCCCGGCTCAGGCGCGGGTCACGCAGAACCTGCACCCAGCCGGTGGCTTTACCACACCCGCCTTCAACCCAGCCGCGCACGATTAACGCCGCCACCACGTCGGCCAGACGCGCAAGGATCCCGGCGTACCCGGCCTGACGCGCCACGGATTCCCG is a window of Enterobacter cloacae complex sp. ECNIH7 DNA encoding:
- a CDS encoding GlsB/YeaQ/YmgE family stress response membrane protein translates to MGIIAWIIFGLIAGAIAKLIMPGNDGGGFILTCVLGVVGAVVGGWLATMFGFGGNISGFDLHSFLVAVVGAIVVLGIFRLLRRA
- a CDS encoding TonB-dependent siderophore receptor, with amino-acid sequence MNTSRFTLCALAGAVTLALQVPAFAEESTIVVTGSEQGSALPAWTNSATKSAVAESKTPQVITTLSAPEIEKRHANSVNEILRYAPGVSTEVRGNTSYMSEYKIRGFTVDQEFYNGLQLPYNVTGNTKARIDPLLIDSVDILKGPSSVLYGGGSPGGLVNIQSKKPQREARTEIGVNTGNRNLKEGYLDSTGQIADSDWNYRLLGKATENDDQPHTTRYENYLVAPSVTWQPDSKTRLTLDALAQNTPSLTPSNPLPLAYLRSKYAGKRDYAGDEWSGFKQRQWMLGYSFEHEFDSGWGFNQKARYFDVDTHQRSVYATGTGSEVYQLNRFAYTTDEDLKSFNIDNQVTKTVALGEWKHHLLAGFDYQKLNSHFHYRYASATPGIDMRYPDYSQIQESALGLYTAQKNRLSYQQNGYYLQDQVEFGGLNLLGSLRYDDYRSVTTNYLQNGDKAWVSQDRVTKRLGALYAFDNGLSPFISYSEGFAPVSPQGTLVAKDVKPTTSKQVEGGVKYLLADYATTFTASVFNIRQKNVVTSDPGFLNYRQTGEVESKGAELSAISRPTDNLTLIANYAYTHAINREDDKYKGKRPTQVPENAFNLWGDYTFENTPLKGLMLGAGARYTGPMEISPANDAGKLGGTTQYDLAASYRMGEILPSLAGLTLKASAQNITNKETLTCYDATNCWIGRDRTYQLGASYSF
- a CDS encoding alpha,alpha-trehalase; the protein is MIRPRTLRPAFLPLALGGALLGVTTFGYADDSPAAQTTSPDILLGPLFNDVQSAKLFPDQKTFADAVPKSDPLMILADYRMQHTQSSFDLRHFVEMNFTLPAEGEKYVPPAGQSLREHIDDLWPVLTRTTDKASNKWDSLLPLPKPYVVPGGRFREVYYWDSYFTMLGLAESDHWDKISDMVDNFAYEIDTFGHIPNGNRSYYLSRSQPPFFSMMVELLATHDSDALKKYRPQMEKEYAYWMDGVDALQPGQANKRVVKLDDGAILNRYWDDRDTPRPESWLDDVNTAKSNPNRPATEIYRDLRSAAASGWDFSSRWMDDPQKLGTIRTTSIVPVDLNALMFKMEKLLARASQESGDAASASKYEAQATARQKAIESHLWNDKEGWYADYDLKSKKVRNQLTAAALFPLYVKAAAQDRADKVAAATSSRLLKPGGIATTTVNSGQQWDAPNGWAPLQWVAAEGLQNYGQEKVSMDVTWRFLKNVQHTYDREKKLVEKYDVSTTGTGGGGGEYPLQDGFGWSNGVTLKMLDRVCPKAKPCDSVPENQPAANDEAAPVKAAAQ